From a single Sander vitreus isolate 19-12246 chromosome 2, sanVit1, whole genome shotgun sequence genomic region:
- the LOC144533982 gene encoding uncharacterized protein LOC144533982 isoform X2, which yields MGSENPEDFGPAVILAEEDQQEIGGLINSDGEEVDFADLSEEINCNRESAIHGIVPAEAPSKTFDQSETEKPPSLHSCSVCGKDFPYASKLQRHLRTHSGERPFPCSMCEKRFPEKGLLMIHERVHTGEKPFPCTFCEKRFASQGELRLHRRTHTGERPYHCSICLKSFSRHWHLKTHLEAMHSEVVAGFTRKKFPCSDCDKSCNSAAELRDHQRTHTGERPYQCSFCDKRFALSGTLVRHERLHTGITPYHCSDCGKTFAQQWTLTTHMRTHTGEKPYSCTQCDKSFVAPGELRRHTRIHTGEKPYTCKDCGRHFSLAGTLRNHKRSCTQNKNGSVPGVISDLVQAAAGESSQQDLANNIRSEGATTHSNYKVSDSQSLPSAVEPHSSEDHSGDKAAQCGNNPQEPEDRPEDVPSSPHMNVIVKEEEEEEPLCEAPDQVSGSEDCTMQEETEEQHQESNTEIRITVKEEEEELVNTSGEDPDHVSGSDKDSAPASPGQEECSDSLTKSSYCCGLCGRDCHKMSALQIHMRIHSGEKPYQCSLCGKQFTQKGQLKGHQKVHTGEKPFSCPDCGKCFAHSGAMNRHRLTHTGERPYHCSVCDRSFNQSGRLREHEKIHFGEKFDCPECEKSFTRASSLKNHFRLHTGERPYGCDICGRGFSRSQSLRLHKRKHEQIHTEEESGFSAKNDDSSQSDDNSPINMCIADKND from the exons GAGAGAGTGCTATCCATGGCATTGTACCTGCGGAGGCTCCTTCCAAGACATTTGATCAAAGTGAGACTGAAAAACCACCGTCTCTTCACAGCTGCTCAGTGTGTGGTAAAGACTTCCCTTACGCCTCTAAACTTCAGCGCCACCTACGCACTCACTCCGGAGAGAGGCCTTTCCCCTGCTCCATGTGTGAGAAGAGGTTTCCAGAAAAGGGGCTGCTCATGATCCATGAAAGGGTCCACACTGGGGAAAAGCCATTCCCGTGCACTTTCTGTGAGAAAAGATTTGCCAGTCAGGGTGAGCTCAGACTGCACCGGCGGACACACACCGGCGAGAGGCCGTATCACTGCTCCATCTGTCTGAAGAGCTTTTCCCGACACTGGCATCTGAAGACTCACTTAGAGGCGATGCACTCTGAGGTTGTGGCGGGCTTTACGAGGAAGAAGTTTCCGTGTTCGGACTGTGACAAGAGCTGTAACTCGGCAGCTGAGCTGAGAGATCACCAGAGGACTCACACCGGAGAGAGGCCCTATCAGTGCTCTTTCTGCGACAAAAGGTTCGCCTTGTCGGGAACACTTGTGAGACACGAGCGCCTCCATACTGGCATCACGCCCTACCACTGCTCCGACTGCGGTAAGACATTTGCACAGCAGTGGACTCTGACGACACACATGCGGACTCACACGGGTGAAAAGCCTTACAGCTGCACACAATGCGATAAGTCTTTTGTAGCTCCCGGGGAGCTTCGGCGGCACACCAGGATTCACACGGGAGAAAAGCCGTACACCTGCAAGGACTGTGGGAGGCACTTCTCACTGGCAGGAACTCTCAGAAACCACAAACGATCGTGTACACAGAACAAGAATGGATCAGTTCCAGGTGTAATCTCAGACCTAGTTCAAGCTGCAGCTGGCGAATCATCCCAGCAAGACCTGGCCAACAACATCCGCTCCGAGGGAGCGACAACACACAGCAATTACAAA GTGTCTGACAGTCAGAGTTTGCCCAGTGCAGTTGAGCCCCATTCCTCAGAGGATCATAGCGGTGACAAAGCAGCTCAGTGTGGAAATAACCCCCAAGAACCAGAAGACCGACCGGAGGACGTCCCTTCCAGTCCGCATATGAATGTAATagtgaaagaggaggaagaagaggaaccCTTGTGTG AAGCTCCTGACCAGGTGTCTGGTAGTGAGGATTGCACCATGCAGGAGGAAACTGAAGAGCAGCATCAGGAAAGCAACACAGAAATTAGGATAACAgtaaaggaggaagaagaggaactTGTGAACA CGTCTGGAGAGGATCCTGATCATGTCTCCGGCAGCGATAAAGACAGCGCTCCAGCCTCACCAGGGCAGGAAGAGTGTAGCGACAGTCTGACAAAGAGCTCTTACTGCTGCGGGCTCTGTGGGAGAGACTGTCACAAGATGTCGGCGCTTCAGATTCACATGCGAATTCATTCGGGTGAGAAGCCTTACCAGTGCAGTCTGTGTGGAAAGCAGTTCACCCAGAAAGGTCAGCTCAAGGGTCACCAGAAAGTCCACACGGGAGAGAAACCGTTCTCCTGCCCGGACTGCGGGAAGTGCTTCGCCCACTCGGGGGCCATGAACAGACAccggctcacacacacaggagagcgGCCCTACCACTGCTCTGTGTGCGACCGGAGCTTCAACCAGTCCGGTCGCTTGAGGGAACATGAGAAGATCCACTTTGGGGAGAAGTTTGACTGTCCCGAATGTGAAAAGAGTTTCACCCGAGCTTCGAGCCTCAAGAACCACTTCAGGCTTCACACGGGCGAGAGGCCGTACGGCTGCGACATCTGCGGGCGAGGCTTCAGCCGCTCACAAAGCCTGAGGCTCCACAAACGGAAACATGAGCAGATTCACACTGAGGAGGAGTCTGGATTCAGCGCAAAGAACGATGATTCATCACAGAGTGACGATAACTCTCCGATTAATATGTGTATAGCAGacaaaaatgactga
- the LOC144533982 gene encoding uncharacterized protein LOC144533982 isoform X1: MGSENPEDFGPAVILAEEDQQEIGGLINSDGEEVDFADLSEEINCNRESAIHGIVPAEAPSKTFDQSETEKPPSLHSCSVCGKDFPYASKLQRHLRTHSGERPFPCSMCEKRFPEKGLLMIHERVHTGEKPFPCTFCEKRFASQGELRLHRRTHTGERPYHCSICLKSFSRHWHLKTHLEAMHSEVVAGFTRKKFPCSDCDKSCNSAAELRDHQRTHTGERPYQCSFCDKRFALSGTLVRHERLHTGITPYHCSDCGKTFAQQWTLTTHMRTHTGEKPYSCTQCDKSFVAPGELRRHTRIHTGEKPYTCKDCGRHFSLAGTLRNHKRSCTQNKNGSVPGVISDLVQAAAGESSQQDLANNIRSEGATTHSNYKVSDSQSLPSAVEPHSSEDHSGDKAAQCGNNPQEPEDRPEDVPSSPHMNVIVKEEEEEEPLCEEAPDQVSGSEDCTMQEETEEQHQESNTEIRITVKEEEEELVNTSGEDPDHVSGSDKDSAPASPGQEECSDSLTKSSYCCGLCGRDCHKMSALQIHMRIHSGEKPYQCSLCGKQFTQKGQLKGHQKVHTGEKPFSCPDCGKCFAHSGAMNRHRLTHTGERPYHCSVCDRSFNQSGRLREHEKIHFGEKFDCPECEKSFTRASSLKNHFRLHTGERPYGCDICGRGFSRSQSLRLHKRKHEQIHTEEESGFSAKNDDSSQSDDNSPINMCIADKND; this comes from the exons GAGAGAGTGCTATCCATGGCATTGTACCTGCGGAGGCTCCTTCCAAGACATTTGATCAAAGTGAGACTGAAAAACCACCGTCTCTTCACAGCTGCTCAGTGTGTGGTAAAGACTTCCCTTACGCCTCTAAACTTCAGCGCCACCTACGCACTCACTCCGGAGAGAGGCCTTTCCCCTGCTCCATGTGTGAGAAGAGGTTTCCAGAAAAGGGGCTGCTCATGATCCATGAAAGGGTCCACACTGGGGAAAAGCCATTCCCGTGCACTTTCTGTGAGAAAAGATTTGCCAGTCAGGGTGAGCTCAGACTGCACCGGCGGACACACACCGGCGAGAGGCCGTATCACTGCTCCATCTGTCTGAAGAGCTTTTCCCGACACTGGCATCTGAAGACTCACTTAGAGGCGATGCACTCTGAGGTTGTGGCGGGCTTTACGAGGAAGAAGTTTCCGTGTTCGGACTGTGACAAGAGCTGTAACTCGGCAGCTGAGCTGAGAGATCACCAGAGGACTCACACCGGAGAGAGGCCCTATCAGTGCTCTTTCTGCGACAAAAGGTTCGCCTTGTCGGGAACACTTGTGAGACACGAGCGCCTCCATACTGGCATCACGCCCTACCACTGCTCCGACTGCGGTAAGACATTTGCACAGCAGTGGACTCTGACGACACACATGCGGACTCACACGGGTGAAAAGCCTTACAGCTGCACACAATGCGATAAGTCTTTTGTAGCTCCCGGGGAGCTTCGGCGGCACACCAGGATTCACACGGGAGAAAAGCCGTACACCTGCAAGGACTGTGGGAGGCACTTCTCACTGGCAGGAACTCTCAGAAACCACAAACGATCGTGTACACAGAACAAGAATGGATCAGTTCCAGGTGTAATCTCAGACCTAGTTCAAGCTGCAGCTGGCGAATCATCCCAGCAAGACCTGGCCAACAACATCCGCTCCGAGGGAGCGACAACACACAGCAATTACAAA GTGTCTGACAGTCAGAGTTTGCCCAGTGCAGTTGAGCCCCATTCCTCAGAGGATCATAGCGGTGACAAAGCAGCTCAGTGTGGAAATAACCCCCAAGAACCAGAAGACCGACCGGAGGACGTCCCTTCCAGTCCGCATATGAATGTAATagtgaaagaggaggaagaagaggaaccCTTGTGTG AAGAAGCTCCTGACCAGGTGTCTGGTAGTGAGGATTGCACCATGCAGGAGGAAACTGAAGAGCAGCATCAGGAAAGCAACACAGAAATTAGGATAACAgtaaaggaggaagaagaggaactTGTGAACA CGTCTGGAGAGGATCCTGATCATGTCTCCGGCAGCGATAAAGACAGCGCTCCAGCCTCACCAGGGCAGGAAGAGTGTAGCGACAGTCTGACAAAGAGCTCTTACTGCTGCGGGCTCTGTGGGAGAGACTGTCACAAGATGTCGGCGCTTCAGATTCACATGCGAATTCATTCGGGTGAGAAGCCTTACCAGTGCAGTCTGTGTGGAAAGCAGTTCACCCAGAAAGGTCAGCTCAAGGGTCACCAGAAAGTCCACACGGGAGAGAAACCGTTCTCCTGCCCGGACTGCGGGAAGTGCTTCGCCCACTCGGGGGCCATGAACAGACAccggctcacacacacaggagagcgGCCCTACCACTGCTCTGTGTGCGACCGGAGCTTCAACCAGTCCGGTCGCTTGAGGGAACATGAGAAGATCCACTTTGGGGAGAAGTTTGACTGTCCCGAATGTGAAAAGAGTTTCACCCGAGCTTCGAGCCTCAAGAACCACTTCAGGCTTCACACGGGCGAGAGGCCGTACGGCTGCGACATCTGCGGGCGAGGCTTCAGCCGCTCACAAAGCCTGAGGCTCCACAAACGGAAACATGAGCAGATTCACACTGAGGAGGAGTCTGGATTCAGCGCAAAGAACGATGATTCATCACAGAGTGACGATAACTCTCCGATTAATATGTGTATAGCAGacaaaaatgactga
- the LOC144533982 gene encoding uncharacterized protein LOC144533982 isoform X3, whose amino-acid sequence MGSENPEDFGPAVILAEEDQQEIGGLINSDGEEVDFADLRESAIHGIVPAEAPSKTFDQSETEKPPSLHSCSVCGKDFPYASKLQRHLRTHSGERPFPCSMCEKRFPEKGLLMIHERVHTGEKPFPCTFCEKRFASQGELRLHRRTHTGERPYHCSICLKSFSRHWHLKTHLEAMHSEVVAGFTRKKFPCSDCDKSCNSAAELRDHQRTHTGERPYQCSFCDKRFALSGTLVRHERLHTGITPYHCSDCGKTFAQQWTLTTHMRTHTGEKPYSCTQCDKSFVAPGELRRHTRIHTGEKPYTCKDCGRHFSLAGTLRNHKRSCTQNKNGSVPGVISDLVQAAAGESSQQDLANNIRSEGATTHSNYKVSDSQSLPSAVEPHSSEDHSGDKAAQCGNNPQEPEDRPEDVPSSPHMNVIVKEEEEEEPLCEEAPDQVSGSEDCTMQEETEEQHQESNTEIRITVKEEEEELVNTSGEDPDHVSGSDKDSAPASPGQEECSDSLTKSSYCCGLCGRDCHKMSALQIHMRIHSGEKPYQCSLCGKQFTQKGQLKGHQKVHTGEKPFSCPDCGKCFAHSGAMNRHRLTHTGERPYHCSVCDRSFNQSGRLREHEKIHFGEKFDCPECEKSFTRASSLKNHFRLHTGERPYGCDICGRGFSRSQSLRLHKRKHEQIHTEEESGFSAKNDDSSQSDDNSPINMCIADKND is encoded by the exons GAGAGAGTGCTATCCATGGCATTGTACCTGCGGAGGCTCCTTCCAAGACATTTGATCAAAGTGAGACTGAAAAACCACCGTCTCTTCACAGCTGCTCAGTGTGTGGTAAAGACTTCCCTTACGCCTCTAAACTTCAGCGCCACCTACGCACTCACTCCGGAGAGAGGCCTTTCCCCTGCTCCATGTGTGAGAAGAGGTTTCCAGAAAAGGGGCTGCTCATGATCCATGAAAGGGTCCACACTGGGGAAAAGCCATTCCCGTGCACTTTCTGTGAGAAAAGATTTGCCAGTCAGGGTGAGCTCAGACTGCACCGGCGGACACACACCGGCGAGAGGCCGTATCACTGCTCCATCTGTCTGAAGAGCTTTTCCCGACACTGGCATCTGAAGACTCACTTAGAGGCGATGCACTCTGAGGTTGTGGCGGGCTTTACGAGGAAGAAGTTTCCGTGTTCGGACTGTGACAAGAGCTGTAACTCGGCAGCTGAGCTGAGAGATCACCAGAGGACTCACACCGGAGAGAGGCCCTATCAGTGCTCTTTCTGCGACAAAAGGTTCGCCTTGTCGGGAACACTTGTGAGACACGAGCGCCTCCATACTGGCATCACGCCCTACCACTGCTCCGACTGCGGTAAGACATTTGCACAGCAGTGGACTCTGACGACACACATGCGGACTCACACGGGTGAAAAGCCTTACAGCTGCACACAATGCGATAAGTCTTTTGTAGCTCCCGGGGAGCTTCGGCGGCACACCAGGATTCACACGGGAGAAAAGCCGTACACCTGCAAGGACTGTGGGAGGCACTTCTCACTGGCAGGAACTCTCAGAAACCACAAACGATCGTGTACACAGAACAAGAATGGATCAGTTCCAGGTGTAATCTCAGACCTAGTTCAAGCTGCAGCTGGCGAATCATCCCAGCAAGACCTGGCCAACAACATCCGCTCCGAGGGAGCGACAACACACAGCAATTACAAA GTGTCTGACAGTCAGAGTTTGCCCAGTGCAGTTGAGCCCCATTCCTCAGAGGATCATAGCGGTGACAAAGCAGCTCAGTGTGGAAATAACCCCCAAGAACCAGAAGACCGACCGGAGGACGTCCCTTCCAGTCCGCATATGAATGTAATagtgaaagaggaggaagaagaggaaccCTTGTGTG AAGAAGCTCCTGACCAGGTGTCTGGTAGTGAGGATTGCACCATGCAGGAGGAAACTGAAGAGCAGCATCAGGAAAGCAACACAGAAATTAGGATAACAgtaaaggaggaagaagaggaactTGTGAACA CGTCTGGAGAGGATCCTGATCATGTCTCCGGCAGCGATAAAGACAGCGCTCCAGCCTCACCAGGGCAGGAAGAGTGTAGCGACAGTCTGACAAAGAGCTCTTACTGCTGCGGGCTCTGTGGGAGAGACTGTCACAAGATGTCGGCGCTTCAGATTCACATGCGAATTCATTCGGGTGAGAAGCCTTACCAGTGCAGTCTGTGTGGAAAGCAGTTCACCCAGAAAGGTCAGCTCAAGGGTCACCAGAAAGTCCACACGGGAGAGAAACCGTTCTCCTGCCCGGACTGCGGGAAGTGCTTCGCCCACTCGGGGGCCATGAACAGACAccggctcacacacacaggagagcgGCCCTACCACTGCTCTGTGTGCGACCGGAGCTTCAACCAGTCCGGTCGCTTGAGGGAACATGAGAAGATCCACTTTGGGGAGAAGTTTGACTGTCCCGAATGTGAAAAGAGTTTCACCCGAGCTTCGAGCCTCAAGAACCACTTCAGGCTTCACACGGGCGAGAGGCCGTACGGCTGCGACATCTGCGGGCGAGGCTTCAGCCGCTCACAAAGCCTGAGGCTCCACAAACGGAAACATGAGCAGATTCACACTGAGGAGGAGTCTGGATTCAGCGCAAAGAACGATGATTCATCACAGAGTGACGATAACTCTCCGATTAATATGTGTATAGCAGacaaaaatgactga